In one Modestobacter sp. L9-4 genomic region, the following are encoded:
- a CDS encoding ice-binding family protein codes for MTSVPRMLPISRRGRFAVASTGLVAVSTFGLLAGLTGTAQAATAVPLGAAQSFAVLAGGGITNTGASTVSGDIGSFATTSIDGGITLANGTNHGGDTATQEAKTALSEALVAAAGAGPATPVDAGSLGGLQLSSGVYASGSSLDLTGTLTLDGGGSYDSVFVLQAGSSLTTASGSTVVLIGGAQACNVFWQVGTSATLGSASTMVGTVLADQEAITLGTLATVEGRVLASVAAVTLDDNTITRPDSCRTGAVVPVVVPSPTPAPTPTPTPSPTPVPTSSPTPEAPVSAAAPAGPTTGPAPASAQAPASDSGRATYRQVGRVPVGPVDTGDGSTS; via the coding sequence GTGACGTCGGTCCCCCGCATGCTGCCCATCTCCCGCCGCGGCCGGTTCGCCGTCGCCTCCACCGGCCTGGTGGCCGTCTCGACGTTCGGCCTGCTCGCCGGGCTGACCGGGACCGCCCAGGCGGCGACCGCCGTGCCGCTCGGAGCGGCGCAGAGCTTCGCCGTGCTGGCCGGTGGCGGCATCACCAACACCGGCGCCAGCACGGTCAGTGGTGACATCGGCAGCTTCGCCACCACCTCGATCGACGGCGGCATCACCCTGGCCAACGGCACGAACCACGGCGGTGACACCGCCACCCAGGAGGCGAAGACCGCGCTGTCCGAGGCGCTGGTGGCCGCCGCCGGCGCCGGACCGGCGACCCCGGTCGATGCCGGATCGCTCGGTGGGCTCCAGCTGTCCTCCGGCGTCTACGCCTCCGGTTCCTCGCTCGACCTCACCGGCACGCTCACCCTGGACGGTGGTGGCAGCTACGACTCGGTGTTCGTCCTGCAGGCCGGCAGCTCGCTGACCACGGCGTCCGGCAGCACCGTCGTCCTCATCGGTGGCGCGCAGGCGTGCAACGTCTTCTGGCAGGTCGGCACCTCCGCCACCCTGGGCAGCGCGTCCACCATGGTGGGCACCGTGCTGGCCGACCAGGAGGCCATCACCCTCGGGACGCTGGCGACCGTCGAGGGCCGGGTGCTGGCCAGCGTCGCGGCGGTCACCCTGGACGACAACACGATCACCCGGCCCGACAGCTGCCGCACCGGTGCGGTCGTCCCCGTGGTGGTCCCGTCGCCGACCCCTGCGCCGACCCCCACGCCGACCCCGTCGCCCACTCCCGTGCCGACCTCCTCGCCGACGCCGGAGGCCCCGGTCAGCGCGGCTGCGCCGGCCGGACCGACGACCGGTCCGGCCCCGGCGAGCGCGCAGGCCCCGGCGTCCGACAGCGGCCGCGCCACCTACCGCCAGGTCGGCCGGGTGCCCGTCGGCCCGGTCGACACCGGCGACGGCAGCACCTCCTGA